The genome window ACAAACCAGAGCCTGCACCAGCTGCACCAGCTGCAGCACCTGGTATGGGTGGTATGATGTAATAAGATGAATAATTTGAGCAAACAAAGCACATCGTAAGACTGCGAGTTTGCAAAGCGAAAATATCAAATAGGGGTGATTCTCAGCGAATTATCCCTATTTTTTTGTTTTTTTAGTCATAAAGATGCAAAAAATAGCAAAATTATTTGGTTCGAATAATCTTTTTTTGTAACTTTGCATCGTAAATAAAAGAAAGTATCATCCTGAGGGATGGCAAAGATATTTTTTTGATTTGTTTTAGTAGATTAGTTTTTAAGTAGTTTGTTTTTGGAAATCGGTTGTCGTGAGACATCCGATTTTTTTTTGTTTTTATTTTGTTTTCTCAATTTAATTGTGTAATTTTGCAGCATAATAGAAAATTCATAGCATGAACAATATTGATTGGAAAAAAGCAGTGGTCTTTCTGATTGTTATCGGAGGACTCATTTATATTACAAAGGCAGAGTTGGGAATGACTACTACAAACTCGTTCCTTACTACGCTGGGTATCTTATTGCTTCTCTTTATCGGAGATAACTTCGCACAGAAGATTGATGATGATCGGAAACGACGTAAACTGAATAATGATGGAAAAGCTGATTGATCTATATAAGAAATGGGCGGGTGAAGAACCGGCTGATGTCATAAAATTGGCAGGGCAGGGGAGTAACCGGCAGTATTTCCGTATCATTGGGCATGATGGTGATACGGTAATTGGTGTGATAGGAACCAGTCGTGATGAGGATCATGCCTTTGTATATCTGGCTCAGCATTTCCAGCTCAGACAGTTGCCTGTTCCCCAGATTCTGGCGGTGAGCGATGATGAACTCTGCTATCTTCAGACAGACCTTGGCGGTACTTCGCTTTTCGATGCCATCAAGGGCGGACGAGATGCGGGCGGACGTTACAATCAGAAAGAGAAGGAACTCCTTAAGAAAACCATTCGTGAACTTCCGAATATCCAGATTCGCGGTGCTAGAGGATTGGATTGGCAGAACTGCTATCCGCAGCCAGAATTCGATGTAGACAGTGTACTCTTTGACCTCAACTACTTCAAGTATTGTTTCCTGAAGCCTACCGATTTGGATTTTCACGAACTGAAGCTCGAAGCCAACTTCCGGCTTTTTGCCAAGGATCTGACATCAGAACCGATGGATTGTTTCCTTTATCGCGATTTTCAGGCGCGCAATATCATGCTGGATGATAAGGGAAATCCATACTTTATTGATTTTCAGGGTGGTAGAAAAGGACCGTTCTATTATGATCTCGCCTCATTCCTCTGGCAGGCATCTGCTAAGTATCCGTTCAAACTGCGCAGAGAACTGGTTTGGGAATACTACCAGTCATTGAAGCATTATACCGAGGTACCATCGGTGCGCCATTTTGTAAACCGGTTGAGTCTTTTTGTACTCTTCCGTACCTTACAGGTTTTGGGCGCCTACGGATTCCGCGGCTATTTCGAACGCAAGAAACATTTCATCGACAGTATTCCGCCAGCTATCCAGAATCTGCGAGATCTTCTGAAGATGGGTGACAAGGTGTTCCCTTATCCTTATATGATGGATATGTTGAGAAGACTGACCGAATTGCCACAGTTCAAGGTGATAGAGAGTGTGGCGCTGAGTCGTGCAGACGGCTATAAGACTACCGACAACAATATCTATCGTGCGCATCCGCAGGACGGACCTGCCACCTATTCTAAATATGATGGTAAGGGACCGCTGGTGGTAAGAGTGTATAGTTTTTCTTTCCGTAAGGGCATTCCAGAGGATCCGTCGGGCAATGGTGGAGGTTATGTCTTCGACTGCAGAAGTACCCATAACCCTGGCAGATACGAACCTTATAAGAAGTTGACGGGTCTGGATGAGCCTGTTATCCGATTCCTGGAGGATGATGGTGAGATATTGAAGTTCCTGGATCATGTCTATGCACTTGCCGACCATCATGTAAACCGCTACATGCAGCGTGGTTTCACCTCTCTGATGTTCTGTTTCGGATGTACAGGCGGTCAGCATCGCAGTGTGTATTCTGCGCAGCATCTTGCCGAACATATTCACCGGAAGTTTGGTGTAGAAGTGCAGATTTGTCATCGTGAACAGCATATTGAACAGGTTTTGCCGGCAAAACAATAGAAAATAGCGTGCAAATTTGGCTATCTCGCAAAAAGTTAGTAAATTTGCACGCACATTTAAAAATAGCTATTTAGCAATGATGCAAGCAATGATATTCGCAGCAGGTTTGGGCACTCGCCTTAAGCCACTTACCGACCGCATTCCGAAGGCTCTGGTAAGTGTCGGGGGAGAACCTTTGCTCAAACGTGTCATCTTTCAGTTGAAGGATGCCGGTTTCACTCGCATTGTAGTGAACGTGCATCATTTCTCCCAACAAATTATCGATTATCTCAGAGCACATGACAACTTCGGTATGGACATCCGTATCAGTGATGAGAGTGAAAAGCTGCTCGAAACGGGTGGAGGTATCCGGAAAGCATGGCCGCTCTTCAACCAGTCAGAGCCTATTCTTATCCACAACGTGGATATTCTGAGTAATGTAGATCTGAAGAAATTCTACCAGATGGAGAGCAGGGATATGATTGCTGCCCGCCTGATGGTGAGCGAACGCAAGACCAAGCGCTATCTGCTCTTTGATGACAGCATGCGACTGGTGGGATGGACGAATATAGAAACGGGCGAGGTAAAGAGTCCTTATCCTGATCTTAATCCCAAAGATTATAAGATGTATGCTTTCTCGGGCATCCACATGGTTGCCCCATCGCTCTTTCCATTGATGGAGGAGGAACCGGACAAGTTCCCTATCATGGACTTCTATCTGAAGCATTGCGACAAGGTGCGCATAGAGGGATATGTAAAGAACGACCTCAAGCTGATGGATGTGGGAAAGCAGGAGACGCTGAAAGAGGCGGAAGCATTCCTGAAATCGTTAGGTAATTAGTTTATAGTTAATAGCGGCTATGCCGTATAGCAAGATTACTATAAACTATAAATTGTAAACTGTAAATTAAAATTAGATATTATGCAACAGAAGATTATTATTTTGGATTTCGGTTCACAGACCACACAGCTCATCGGCCGTCGTGTCCGTGAACTCGATACCTTCTGCGAGATCATGCCTTACAACAAGTTTCCAAAGGATGACCCATCAGTCATTGGTGTCATCTTGAGCGGTAGCCCTTATTCCGTTCATGATCCGGAAGCTTTCAAGGTAGATCTGAGCCAGTTTATCGGCCGCATTCCTGTACTCGGCATCTGCTACGGTGCTCAGTTCCTTTCTTACGCCCAGGGCGGTAAGGTGGAGGCTGCTGACAGCCGTGAGTATGGTCGTGCCAACTTGGAGCATTTCGATAAGGAGAATCCTTTGTTCAAGGGATTCATCGAGAACTCTCAGGTTTGGATGAGCCATGGTGATACCATCACTGCTATCCCTGATGATTACAAGTGCATCGCTTCTACTGCTAATGTGAAGTATGCTGCTTATGCTTCTACCAAACAGCCTGTATGGGCAGTACAGTTCCACCCAGAGGTGTTCCACTCTTTGCAGGGTACACAGCTCTTGAAGAACTTCGTGGTTGATATCTGCGGAAGTAAGCAGGACTGGAGTGCTGACTCTTTTGTTGAGACAACAGTTGCTGAGTTGAAGGAACAGTTGGGCGACGATAAGGTTATCCTCGGTCTTTCTGGCGGTGTTGACTCCAGTGTGGCTGCCGTTCTCCTGAACAAGGCTATCGGCAAGAACCTTACCTGTATCTTCGTAGATCATGGTATGTTGCGCAAGAATGAGTTCCGTGACGTGATGGAAGACTACAAGTGTTTGGGCTTGAATGTAATCGGCGTGGATGCATCAGAGAAGTTCTTTGCTGACCTGGCTGGTGTTACTGACCCTGAGAAGAAGCGTAAGATTATCGGCCGCGACTTCGTGGAGGTTTTCAATGCTGAGGCTAAAAAGCAGACTGGTGCCAAGTGGTTGGCTCAGGGTACCATCTATCCTGACCGTATCGAGAGCTTGAATATCACCGGTAAGGTGATCAAGAGTCATCACAACGTAGGTGGTCTTCCTAAGGAGATGAACCTTCAGTTGTGTGAGCCTTTGAAGTGGCTGTTCAAGGATGAGGTTCGCCGTGTAGGTCGCTCTATGGGTATGCCAGAGCACCTGATTACTCGTCACCCATTCCCAGGTCCTGGTTTGGCTGTCCGTATCTTGGGCGATATCACTCCTGAGAAGGTACGTATCCTTCAGGA of Segatella copri contains these proteins:
- a CDS encoding nucleotidyltransferase family protein; amino-acid sequence: MMQAMIFAAGLGTRLKPLTDRIPKALVSVGGEPLLKRVIFQLKDAGFTRIVVNVHHFSQQIIDYLRAHDNFGMDIRISDESEKLLETGGGIRKAWPLFNQSEPILIHNVDILSNVDLKKFYQMESRDMIAARLMVSERKTKRYLLFDDSMRLVGWTNIETGEVKSPYPDLNPKDYKMYAFSGIHMVAPSLFPLMEEEPDKFPIMDFYLKHCDKVRIEGYVKNDLKLMDVGKQETLKEAEAFLKSLGN
- the guaA gene encoding glutamine-hydrolyzing GMP synthase, yielding MQQKIIILDFGSQTTQLIGRRVRELDTFCEIMPYNKFPKDDPSVIGVILSGSPYSVHDPEAFKVDLSQFIGRIPVLGICYGAQFLSYAQGGKVEAADSREYGRANLEHFDKENPLFKGFIENSQVWMSHGDTITAIPDDYKCIASTANVKYAAYASTKQPVWAVQFHPEVFHSLQGTQLLKNFVVDICGSKQDWSADSFVETTVAELKEQLGDDKVILGLSGGVDSSVAAVLLNKAIGKNLTCIFVDHGMLRKNEFRDVMEDYKCLGLNVIGVDASEKFFADLAGVTDPEKKRKIIGRDFVEVFNAEAKKQTGAKWLAQGTIYPDRIESLNITGKVIKSHHNVGGLPKEMNLQLCEPLKWLFKDEVRRVGRSMGMPEHLITRHPFPGPGLAVRILGDITPEKVRILQDADDIYIRGLREYKVKLSGEEARRVLAAGVPADMQNGEIEVSLYDQIWQAGTVLLSTVRSVGVMGDERTYEHPVALRAVTSTDAMTADWAHLPYDFMAKVSNEIINKVKGVNRVCYDISSKPPSTIEWE
- a CDS encoding RapZ C-terminal domain-containing protein, giving the protein MEKLIDLYKKWAGEEPADVIKLAGQGSNRQYFRIIGHDGDTVIGVIGTSRDEDHAFVYLAQHFQLRQLPVPQILAVSDDELCYLQTDLGGTSLFDAIKGGRDAGGRYNQKEKELLKKTIRELPNIQIRGARGLDWQNCYPQPEFDVDSVLFDLNYFKYCFLKPTDLDFHELKLEANFRLFAKDLTSEPMDCFLYRDFQARNIMLDDKGNPYFIDFQGGRKGPFYYDLASFLWQASAKYPFKLRRELVWEYYQSLKHYTEVPSVRHFVNRLSLFVLFRTLQVLGAYGFRGYFERKKHFIDSIPPAIQNLRDLLKMGDKVFPYPYMMDMLRRLTELPQFKVIESVALSRADGYKTTDNNIYRAHPQDGPATYSKYDGKGPLVVRVYSFSFRKGIPEDPSGNGGGYVFDCRSTHNPGRYEPYKKLTGLDEPVIRFLEDDGEILKFLDHVYALADHHVNRYMQRGFTSLMFCFGCTGGQHRSVYSAQHLAEHIHRKFGVEVQICHREQHIEQVLPAKQ